GGcactttcaagaaaacaaatATCCATGATATAACACAGAAGATGGCAAATATCCCAAATACACCAGCAAGGCCAATAGAAGACAGCATCACAGGTAGGGTGTAGGTAACAATAATATCCCCGATCCAGAATACTAGGGCACAGATGGCAATGCATGTACCTCGGACCCGAGTTGGAAATATCTCTGAACAGAGTATGTTGGGAATGGGCCCGAGCCCCATAACAAATGCGCAGAAGTACAGAACAACACAAACTGTTGATATAGCAGCCTTTGCAACAGTCCCCATAGTCACTAAATTTCCAATGACTAAAGCAACGAGGGCAATTATTAAGATTGGAATTGTGCCTAGCAGCAGACTCCTGCAATACAACAAGGCACAGAAAGGCAGGGATAGTAATCAGATTTGAAGGACCGGAACGTAAGGACAACAGGACAtccattcactctttattcagcCTTGAACACAAAGTAACCATCCAATGCTTAATCTACTATATATACGAGGAGAGAAAGGAAGCTAAGGTCTATTTTGTGAGAAGCATTGTGGAGGAGAAGTTGATACATTTACCAAAGCAGATGTACAAACAAAGATGGATGAGAGGCCTCGTCTTAAAATGAGTGGGAACGCTTCCCAGAGGCAATAAAACTTGCTTGAACTCTAAATCAACAGTAAATTAGAAGCGGCATGCAAAAATGAAAGGATTTGAATACTTTCTCCCTTTAGAGGACAACAATTTAGTGCATGGGAAGGTTTCTTTTTCCTTGTATGGCCAGACCCTGGTTTGAATGGGAAGCCTCCCACTACATCTTGCTACCATTATACTTTTCAGTGCTAACACTGGCAAAGGGCACCTCAATCTTCCATCTGCCGGAGCATAGAATTTTTGCAACATCTCCATCACTCCATCTCAATCTAGCGAACAGTCTACTGCAATGGAGATGCATTGCATCCAAATTCCAGACATGTCTATTAAAGGAGGGGCTTACACCTTTAAAGAGAGAAGGGGGTAAAGAGAAACACCACACTATTGGAGATGAGAAATCAAACCAAAATACTTTGCAAGCCATTCGGACAAGGCACGAAAGAGTtcagaggaggaggaggagaagtgAGTGAATTGAGAGGTTAGTTAGAGCAGCACTGTATGAAAAACATCATATTCACGTTTGTTCAACAGTAGTTACTCAAAAGGAAGTTACCTCCTGCCAGAGATATCCATAAGCCTCATGGCAACAGCTATTGCAGGGAGCATTAAGAAATATGTGATTGCAATCATCAGCAGAGCTGCAGAAGCAGAACTGATGCCAATGTTTGACAACAGAACTCCTACACCTGCTTGCTCAAGTATTTGCGGAGCGTAGTACGTAACTCCATTTCCTGAGAACTGCATAAACAACAGGTCCACGTAAGAATGTTACAAAGGAAAGCAGACTGTTATGATACAGCATCTATCACCATATGTGTCCTATTAACCAAGCTGACACTGGCATTCTTGTGCAAGGATGCCGAATCAAGAAGTAAAATAGAAAAATCCCGAAGATATCAGAGGTAGGGATATCTTAAATTCTTAATCACTGCTATTATATTTTGTTCATGCTACCTAACAAAAACTGACACATTGAAAGTCACTTAGCATCGACTGAATTCTCACCAATATCCATCTATGTGAATGCTGAACATACATCACCCTATTAGTTATCAAGTTGTTTTATTGTTTTGTTGGTTCACATGATCTATTACATGCTCAAGATATATAGTGGCCGATCACAACATATCCATGTCATCCCTTGATTAAGATACAATTCAAGACGAACAGTCTAACCTCTTATGATTCTGCGGAGAAATTTCCCCAAAACTTAACCTATCAACACAAATTTTGGTCGAAGGTGGGAATACAGGTCCAAACAACAATGTCGGGAAAGAATTTATGTACTACACTTCTTGAAGAAATGAATATGCTTCCAATTGACTCTTAGCTGCATAAAATCTCCAGAATCACAGTTGAGACCGAAACTGCGCCAAATGGACACTCAAAAGCTTCTAATATATAGCAAGAACGTTACTGATTTCAAGAAGGAACATAACCAACCTGCTAAAGAGAAAGGCTGCTCACGGAAATGCAAGGGAGAAAGACATCAGTTACACTATATTCTAGTAATATTAGCAATTACCTGCTGAAGTAATTGAATCCCCGCGCCAACAATCAATGCATGCTTGACTCCTGGTTCAAACAAATCGCTCCAACTGGGCCCTTTACTAGATGCTTCGGATGGATGAATCATAGCTGGTCCAACAGGATGTTGATCCATCAGATCTTTTGAATATAAAGCAGGCTGACTCACCAAAGCAGCAGCGCGGACAAATTCACCACCACCTGGCATATCACCCCCAGTAAGAGAAGCTAAAGATTCCCTTCGAATTCCCTGAGTTCCACCCTCATGCAAATAGATTCTTTTAAAACCTCCCTCCTTTCCATCATCGCCTTCTCTCTCTGTCCATTTCCATGCAAGCTGCCATCCACCACCAATGCCAGCACTGCTAACTGGCTCACCATCATTACCCTGCATTATGCTAAAAATACTTCCATGGGATGGAGGCGGAACCATGTCCTTTTCCAAGCTTGTTGCCTGACGTGATATAAGTGGGCTCTGCAAATTGTCATCAGATTCTTCAGCTGCAGCCTCAGATGCATAATCATCACCCTCAATGGCAAGGTTTTCTTCATCCCACTCTTCATTTTTTGTTTGATTTCCAGCAACACTAAACATGCTGCCCAGATGTGGAAAGAGCATGCTTCCCTTGCTTCCTGCATCCGGAAGCTTCTCATAAACACTGCCAAACAGAGCGACAACAGGGTCCATGAGGGGCACATTATGTGCAAATGTGCTTCCTTGCCGAGATGCAATACCAAGTACACTTTGCCCAGTGACAGGCCGAGCAACCAAAGAGCGTCCCTGTTCAGGCCCATATAACCTAATTTGATCTTTTTGAGCACTTGGTTCCTGGTCTTCCACAAATTCATTTGCTGGACCAATAATGTACTCCTCCACAGATGTTTCACCACCAACTCCAAGTCCCTCAACTAGCAAAGCCATTTCCCCTTCAAATAGAAGTTGCATCAATATTAATACCTGGCAGATAGTAACTTTGCCATTTTCTTAGGAAACCAATGATCACTGATAAACTAAAGGAACTGACCAGCACTAAAGTCAAATGCACAAACATGAAAAGTTTATAGATACTTCCAGAGCAGAAGGCAAGATGTCATATGCATTTTACCTTGAAAATTCCATGACTTTTTCCACCTCTACAGAACCAAGCCAGTACAATCACCAAATTTTACTGTTCCGACTACATGCCGAAGTAAATACTGAACTAAGCGACGTAGTATAGTCCACGTACTTGGCCCATGTAAAAGACAACTGGGCCTGCTAAAGACATAACTTAGTAAATAAAAGTATACCTTATCTAgcaacttaagcttttagatgaggtCAACAATTATTACAATTAATAAAATCAATTTAGGAAGTAAGGAAAGACCTTGACAACATCTTTGTCAGAGAAAATAAGAACTCCCCAATTTTGTGTGGCTTATCAATCTATACACCGTATAATGTATCAAAATTCAACATAATCAACAGAGCATCTTGCTCTTCCATAACTCTAAAATTCTGCATCATTTAATTTGCCAGGAAAGAACTATTCAAGAAATAGGAGAACATTCAAGGAGCATACTGATAAAAAGATGCAATATCTCATAATTCTCTCGTGCCAACTTATGTAGCACTTCAACTGGGATTCAAAAATCTGTTTACTACATTAATACTaaaataaaatatcaaattaGTAGTTGCAAAGCTTTGAGTCTGCATTGACTAATTAAATGAATTTAAATTATTGAAACTTAGGAAAGTTGTATACATAATATTACTAGTTGAATGTTGTCAAACAATTTTGAATGTCTCAAAATTgaaggaatgtcatataaattgggacatcGGGAGGATGACATGTGGAGAAGAACCCAGGCGTCATAGAATTGGATAGACTCTAAAATTTTATCTTTTATTAGTTTATTAGTTAGCTAGCATCCAGAATCATAGTTAATCTACCTCACCAAATAAAGATAGACTACAGAATAAGCAAacaccaaaaaaaacaaaaaaaaggaaagaaatactTCTGCTGGTTGGGACTTTAGATTAGAAATTAAATTTGTCAGGTTATTTGTTGTAACTCTTTCTCAAGATCTGATGATCGAGAAAAGTTCTAAAGTTGGAGATTGATAAATCAGTTAAGTCCTTTTATGAGAAGCTTCTGGTTAGGGAAGAGGTTAGTTTTCCACATAACTCGATTCCTAAGGTGCCGAGGAATGTGTGCTTCTTTGCGTGGTTAGCTACTAGATGGGTGATTTTGACGGCGGAGAATCTTAGGAAATGAAAGGTTGTCAACATGAGTTGGTGTTTCCTTTGTAAGGAGGCCGGTGAGGACATGGATCATATTCTGCTACATTGCAAATCAGCCAAGAGGTTATGGGAGGATATCTATAGATGGTCTGGCGTTTCTTGGGTAATGCCAAGATCCGTGAAGGAGTTGATGTTCAGTTGGAAGAGCAGGGCTAGGTGAAGAAGGCACAAGGCTTGGAATGTTACTCCTATTTCTTTAATGTGAGTCAATTGGAAAGAGAGAAGTAGGAGAGCTTTTGAAGGGGGTGGAGATAAGCTTTGATCATCTGAGGAGTAGTCTCTgatcccttattttcttttggtgcacCCATGTAGTTCTTGTTTGTATGGAGGATTGGGTGTCTTTTGGAGAGAACCATATTTTGTAGGTTTCTCCTCTTTTGGTATACCTCTTGTATATGGCCAAGTTGGCCTTGTTATTATTAATGAAAACTTTTAGttgatcagaaaaaaaaaaaaaaaaaaaaaaaaaagataaatcatCCACTTCTCAAATGACTTAGCTACTGAGTTTTATTATAGAGCTATTTTAAAAACCTGGAGGAAGAAGAAGCAAAGTAATATTATGAAATTTATAGCAATTATGAAACAATCACGTCATTATATTCAATGACtaagaatattttttttcaaaagtataTATGCAATTACTAAGATCACCTTCTATTATTTATGTGTCCTTAGTTCGAAATTTCCTTTACAAACTAGCCATCCTATAATATCAAGAAAATTTTGTTATTCAGAAACATCCatagtttttattttctttcatagCAGTGTTGTTTACCTGATATATCCAATACCTGAATTCACTTTCTAtgcatttttgtatataattaaCTAGCAGTATTGCTAAGTCTTACAAGGGGAGGGGGGGGACTAATCAATTTAGTGAACCTGTCCAGACGCAAACTACTTGGGGGATAAATTGACTATAGAAAATACGCCAAATTTGCTTATGAAAATCCATCTAAATGCTAGGTCAGCCATCTAAAAGCATTTGTTCTAGGTTGCAATATCTTTTGCAAAttttatgattaaaaaaaaatcaaatacagATTCCATGAGCTCACCGGATACATCTTCCCGCCCGCGGAGCCTCTGCAAAACCTGCTTTGCATCTAGCATTCTCCCTTTACTCACAAGCCATCTGGGAGACTCCGGCAAGTAAAATATTGTCAATAAAAAATACAGAATGGAAGGGATGGAAAGTACACCAAGCATCAGTCTCCAAGCAGGAGAACTCATCAACGAGATGCCAAAAACCATACAATATGAAAAGAACATGCCGAGACAGCCAGTGAACTGAGGTAGAGTGTTCAATGAACCCCTTATCTCTGGTGGTGCTGTTTCAGATATATAAATAGGGACAAGAGTAACTGCCAAACCAGCTCCAAACCCATCCAAAAGTCTTGCCAAAAGTAGAACGTAGATATTTGGAGACCAAAGCATCACAAGGCCACTAACAAAAAAAAGAACCGAAGAAGTTATGAGCAAGGGACGACGACCAAGCCAGTCAGCTAGTGCACCAGAGCAAGTTGTAATCAAGACAGCACCAATAAGTGACATCGCAACAATAAGTCCTTCCATAGTAGGTTGTGTTTCCAAATTAAATTCCTTTTTAATGTAGAGAATGGACCCTGTATTTTGAAACAAAAACGAGTAGAGAATCATAACCAGTTGAAAGATATCATCAAGACTTTTAAGTAACATCTAAGGACGGCAAGAACGGAACGGATAACCTTGTTAGAAATCCGAAAAAATTATGAGACTGACGAGTGCACGAGATACCAGATTACATACAAAGGCAATAAGATTTTGAAGAGGAAAGATGGAGTAACATCACGAATCAGTATTGAAGAGATAGGGCATATGTGAAAAGATTACCAGCTATAGTGGCATTGTCCCATCCTTGCAAGAAGCTGCCAATTGCAGCAGCAACCGCTACAAGCACAGCTCCACTCATTTCCTTTAAACGAAACTGACGATAAGTACCTTtgaatagagagagagagagagagagaggggaaaaAAATAAGATTTCGCCAACTTTGTCAGTGATTCAGCGCAGATAGATGTAGAATGAAAAAGGGGGGGACAGATCGGAAACTGAATTCGCATAGACGAAGGATTTAAAAAAGAGATGAAGCTGTTTACCTTAAAAAGTGGAAGTGAGTCTCTCGAGCGAGAAGGAAGGGGGTTTTCAAGAAAGGCGAATCAGAACATGCAGGAAGCGCGATCGTCGGCTGTAGAATCAAGCTATCTGCACCTGAATTTCAGAAAACGACACGAAACAGCTGAGTAGACAAAGAGGGGTTTGGGAAATTAGGAAAGCAAAGCAAAGTACAAAAGAATTATACTTTATTGGGAGCCGTTGGTAGGGTGACACCTGCCACCAAGTAAGCATCTTTCGTTGCGCCCCTCGATTCGCATTTTCACATTATATCCGCCTCTACTAACTATAATATCTGTGCTAACAGTAGAATGAATTGTATATATACTAATTCAAAGGAGTAGGTTTTGTGATAATACTAGTAGTGAAAAAGACGCCTAGGCTTAAAGGAGGATTGATGTCCGCTCTGCATCTAATTCGTGCATCTGTCTTAAATTAAGGTGAATCTCCAGCTTGTTCTCCATTATCATATCATACAGTAGgaaaaaacaaaaatataaaggcaaaagtcatagataggcCCTAAATTTTATTACATTTTTTTCATGGCTACCTAAATCAGGAGTTGTACCTATTGACTACCTAAATTACTCTGAATTTATACCACATAAGCATCTTTTAGCCTTTTTTTAATTACACTTGGGCGCGTGTATATACATCCAGATGACGTGTATTTTAGCTCCATTTAACGCCTCCCACGTGAAAAATAAAATCCACgtggtttttttttaaaaaaaaaacgggtTCCTAATGTAAATGGGCTACCACTAACCTAATTCCCATTTTCGTTCTTTCTCTCTCCCCGAGCCGTCTCTCTCACCGCGAAAACATCGACGGTGAGTATCACCGTCGATTAAAGGTGTTTCGAGGATAATATCTTACGTGTAAGTATCTTAAACCTTTGTATCTCTCTAGATTAGTTGTTAATTGTGTTCATAATGGTTGTTTAAGGTTGCTAGGATTTTACTTTTTGAGATTAGTTTAATTTTTTTGGTGTTTGTTTAGTATTCCGTCCCTTTCCGTTACTATATTTGTAGTGTAGTAGTCGTTTCCTAGTGGTGAGTGGGATTAGAAAGTTAGTATATTCCGTCCTTTTTCGTTCCCTTTCCGTTACTATATTTGTAGAAAGTTAGGTTTTTAATTTCCAGATTTGGGGTTATGTGTTTGAGAATATTCCCTGCTCCATTTCTGTAAAATATGCCTTAAAAGTGTGCCCTTTTGGTAATTTTGCTGAAATTAAAtcattttgtgattttttttttccaggttTACCTTACTAATTGGCCATGGAGGAAGTCATATTTACACACATTCACTACGGTGGGACCTTTGTAGAAAATCCTGACCCTAATTATCATTCCTTTTTAGTGCCAATCATCAGGTATATCGAGAAAGACTACTTTTCCCTAATGGAATTATTTTATTATACTAGAGAATTAGGCTATTTATCAGTTGGTGGTTTTTTTTACCAAGATGCAAATACTAGAGAATTCAATGTTATTGAGTCTGACAGACATCTACTGGACCTAATAAAAGACCTAAAAAATGAGGACCCCTTTCATGTATATGTCCTTCATTCATTGGATACTGCCTTGGCTGAAACTGATAGGCCTGTTGGTCTCTTAAAAGGCCCAAAAGTTTCTTCTAGTCCAACTAGGTCATCAAAAGGGGTTGGGGCTGTTGATAACTTAGATAAAAAGGGTGTTGGGGCTGCTGCTGATAACCTAGATCATGAGGGTGTTTGGTCTACTTATGACAGCCTAGATCAGGAGGGTGTTGGGGTTACTCCTAAGTTTGTATATGGGGTTGAAGCATCTAATTTATCTGATTGTGTGAGTAGTGATTCAGATCTAGGAGAAATACCACCAGAAGATGGGTCAGATATAGATGAGGAGTTGAGAGCTATTAGACAAGAAAGAAGAAGGAagcaaataaagaaaaaaaaagtctgCTGCAACTCAAGAAATTCCAGTTGGAGAGGCTGGTGGTATAGATAGAGGGTTTAAGGATATTGGGAAAAATAAGTCTAACAAATATGCTGGAAAATTGGGTGGAGATGAGGAATATATATTGATAGCTCTGACTGTTGGAGTGAAGACAGTGAAGAACAGCTTGATGTAGATGCTGTAAGGGGGGGTAGATTTACCTTCTAGAAGGAAAAGCAAAAAAGTTAGGTATGATGAAGATTGTGAGGTGGCTGTTTTTGAGCTTGGAATGGTCTTTGATGGTGTAACACAATTTAGAAAGGCTCTAGCAGACTATGCTGTAGAATATAGGAGGCAGTTGAAGGTAAGACCAAATGATAGCCATAGGGAATACCAAGTGTAAATGGGTGTTGACAACTAAGCTTGATAGGGACACAGGTGATTTTAAGGTGATTACCTATCATCCCATTCACAAGTGTATTCCTTTGAACAAAAACAAGATGTGCACTTCTAAGCTAATAGCAAGGAAGTTCAAGGACAGAACTGTTTCTCAACCTTACATAAGGATATGGGAAATTCAGGAATTGGTAAGGGACAAGCTTGGTCTTTATGTTGGTAGGACTGTTTGCCACAGGGCAAAACAGAGGGTTATGATATAAAATATGGGTGACTGGAATCTGGAATTTTCCAGATTATGTGACTATGCTGACATGATCAAGCAAACCAATCCAGGAAGTAGTTGTTGGGTTAAAATTGATAAGGAGACTGAACCTGGGAAAAAAATTTGTGTGTACTTCTATGTGTGCTTCCAGGCATTTAAGCAAGGCTGGTTGGATAGGTACAGAAAAATAATAGGATTCGATGGTTGTTTTCTGAAAGGAGCTTGTAAGGGTGAGCTATTGGTAGCTGTGGGCAAGAATGGGAACAACCAAATGTATCCTATTGCCTGGGCAGTGGTGGATACAGAGACTAAACATAGCTGGAATTGGTTCATAAAGTACTTGATTGCTGATCTAAATTTGCGAAATGGTGAAGGGTTGACTGTAATGTCAGACATGCAAACGGTACCATTTCTGTTCCATTTAATTAAAATTTCAGTTTAGTAGAGGACATTTCAGTATgtttaactatttttttttttgggtactaTGCACACTTTTGGAAGGGACTTATTCCTGTCTTATTGGAGCTACTGCCAAATGCTGAGACAAGGAGATGTGCTAGACATGTTTGGAGTAATTGGCACAAAGAGTGGAGAGGAGAAGAAAGAAGGAAGCAGTTTTGGAGATGCTCTAAGGCTAGCTTTGAAGTCAAGTTTAAAGAGGAGATGGATAAAATGGCCAAATTGAGTAAGCCCAAGATAACGGAGGATTTTATGCATTATGAGCCTTTTACTTTTTGTAGGGCATATTTCAAGTTTCATTCCAAGTGTGATGTTGTGGAAAATAACATGTGTGAGACTTTTAATTCTTGGATCTTAGCTGCTAGACATAAATCTATTATCACCATGTTAGAGGAAATTAGGCATAAAATGATTAATAGGCATGTAGACATGATCAAATTTGCTGAAACTTAGATTGATGATATTGCCCCTATGGCAAGAAGAATATTGAAAGAGAACAAGGAGTTGTCTAATAGGTGTCATGTTCAAAGGAATGGGGTTCATGGTTTTGAAATTAGAGATGGTGGGTTCACATTTGTTGTCCACTTGGATAAGAAATATTGTGACTGTAGGCTATGGATGTTAAGGGGTGTTCCTTGCCCTCATGTTGTTTGTGCTTATTATTACTTGAATCAAGATCCTGATGCACATATATAGCATTAGTATAGGAAGGAAACATTTCTTAAGGCTTATAGACACTTCATCCAACCTATTACCAatatgaggatgtggcctaagacTACAAACCCATCAATAGAGCCTCCAGTGCCAAGAAAAATGCCTGGGagaccaaagaagaaaagaatgaaggATAAAGATGAGCCAAAGAAATATGGAAAGCTGTCAAAGAAGGGTGTGAAAATGCCTTGTTCATTTTGTAAACAAGTTGGCCATAACAAGACTGCCTGTGGAAGAAGAGTAAGTACAATTGAATTTGTCATATTCTTAACTTTAGTTTGTTACATATAAATCTCTAATTTTCATCCCATTGTTTCTGTTTGGTAGCATGGAATGGGTGGTCCTTCTCAACCAATACCCTCAACTGAAAGGCAAGGTGGTCAATCTCAACCAACTCCACCAACTCAATCCAGCTCTGTTTGTAGTGACACAAGTTCTGTGCCAAGAGATGCCCAAATTGTTGCTCCAACACCAGCAATAAGTATATCTTGTAAAAGTTATTTACATCTTCATTTAAATAATACAATTTATACACTTTGGATCATTTATATTTTTAATTGTGTAATATAGTCTAGAACGAAGAGTCCTGCACATCCAACTGCTAGTTCACAATCAAGCTCAATTTGTGGTGACACAAGGGCTGTGCCAGTAGCTCCACAAAAGAGGGCTCAAGTTGGAGCTGGCAGGGGAAGGGGcagaaaaaaaatcacaaatgCAAGAGGGGTACCATTTGTGAGTGCAAGAGAAGACTCTTCTTCAGGTCAATTGCCATCATTATCAGGCCACAAAAGGGCATATACTACTGCTGGTTTTGCTGCAGCTACTGGAAATAAAAGTAGGCCTACAACTGGTTTTGGTGTATACTCTAATCCTGTTACTGGAGCACAAGTATTTAATGTAATAAGTTCACTTTATGATTTGCCTTTATCTTTGTTCAACACAATTTACTAATGTTTCACATTTTAATTGAAGCCTGGTACAACAAGTGAGAGGGTTATACATGGTGCAACAAAGTTGAAGAGTGCTTCACCAACAAATATTGATATTGGTTATAAAGCTCGTGGACTGAAATGGCAAGGAAAAGATGCAATGACCACATCACAACTATCCCGATTGAGAGCCAACATGAGAAACTAAAAGGCTGCATCAGAAGCAACCAGAACTTCAGCAGAAGGAAGCTCCAACAAGTAGTTAATGTAGGAAATTTGTGACATTTAAGTCTCTAAAACAATGTCTTTAGTATATGTAAACTGCAGCAGTGCTGTCTAGCTAGACTTATTATTATGCATTATTGTTGTGCCAATGACATTAGCAATGGTACTTTTCGATTAGTGCTAATCAAATTTGTGCCAATACTACTCTTCAATTTATGCTAATGAGTCAAACATGCACGGGGCAGATCAATAGGATTGGAATAGGTGCC
The sequence above is a segment of the Lycium barbarum isolate Lr01 chromosome 6, ASM1917538v2, whole genome shotgun sequence genome. Coding sequences within it:
- the LOC132599404 gene encoding monosaccharide-sensing protein 2-like, whose product is MSGAVLVAVAAAIGSFLQGWDNATIAGSILYIKKEFNLETQPTMEGLIVAMSLIGAVLITTCSGALADWLGRRPLLITSSVLFFVSGLVMLWSPNIYVLLLARLLDGFGAGLAVTLVPIYISETAPPEIRGSLNTLPQFTGCLGMFFSYCMVFGISLMSSPAWRLMLGVLSIPSILYFLLTIFYLPESPRWLVSKGRMLDAKQVLQRLRGREDVSGEMALLVEGLGVGGETSVEEYIIGPANEFVEDQEPSAQKDQIRLYGPEQGRSLVARPVTGQSVLGIASRQGSTFAHNVPLMDPVVALFGSVYEKLPDAGSKGSMLFPHLGSMFSVAGNQTKNEEWDEENLAIEGDDYASEAAAEESDDNLQSPLISRQATSLEKDMVPPPSHGSIFSIMQGNDGEPVSSAGIGGGWQLAWKWTEREGDDGKEGGFKRIYLHEGGTQGIRRESLASLTGGDMPGGGEFVRAAALVSQPALYSKDLMDQHPVGPAMIHPSEASSKGPSWSDLFEPGVKHALIVGAGIQLLQQFSGNGVTYYAPQILEQAGVGVLLSNIGISSASAALLMIAITYFLMLPAIAVAMRLMDISGRRSLLLGTIPILIIALVALVIGNLVTMGTVAKAAISTVCVVLYFCAFVMGLGPIPNILCSEIFPTRVRGTCIAICALVFWIGDIIVTYTLPVMLSSIGLAGVFGIFAIFCVISWIFVFLKVPETKGMPLEVISEFFALGAKQAAAAN
- the LOC132599406 gene encoding uncharacterized protein LOC132599406, whose product is MEEVIFTHIHYGGTFVENPDPNYHSFLVPIIRYIEKDYFSLMELFYYTRELGYLSVGGFFYQDANTREFNVIESDRHLLDLIKDLKNEDPFHVYVLHSLDTALAETDRPVGLLKGPKVSSSPTRSSKGVGAVDNLDKKGVGAAADNLDHEGVWSTYDSLDQEGVGVTPKFVYGVEASNLSDCVSSDSDLGEIPPEDGSDIDEELRAIRQERRRKQIKKKKVCCNSRNSSWRGWWYR